In one window of Prionailurus bengalensis isolate Pbe53 chromosome B3, Fcat_Pben_1.1_paternal_pri, whole genome shotgun sequence DNA:
- the LOC122468989 gene encoding LOW QUALITY PROTEIN: SNRPN upstream reading frame protein-like (The sequence of the model RefSeq protein was modified relative to this genomic sequence to represent the inferred CDS: inserted 2 bases in 2 codons): MMDPARDHLHLRRTREKHXPEMEVQVKSXHLYPRRRWRQQRVPVVDFQAELRQVFSAEMPRGG, translated from the exons ATGATGGACCCGGCCAGGGACCACTTACACCTGAGACGGACTAGAGAAAAAC TCCCAGAGATGGAAGTCCAAGTCAAGA GTCACCTGTACCCAAGGAGACGGTGGCGGCAGCAGCGAGTACCTGTGGTCGATTTCCAGGCGGAACTGAGACAGGTATTCTCAGCCGAGATGCCAAGAGGTGGTTAA